From a single Candidatus Izimaplasma bacterium HR1 genomic region:
- the citF gene encoding Citrate lyase alpha chain, which produces MDNSKIIKQIKFINSLDEFFQVIPINENKNISFHHHLRNGDYVLNMVLDYYIKNQITDINLFPSAIFPSYTNILELLKNNQINNITTNYLNGPTAEYITSNGLNGTLRMQTHGGRARSIIDGKSSIDIAFIACPYVDENGNGIGYKGPNKCGSLGYAIPDSEHAKIVVLVTDYITEDTISNPEIKGSNVDYIIKVDSIGDNNGIVSGTTNVTTNPIGVKIAKNTSRLLHELGVIKNGFSFQSGAGGVSLRVTKDVKDIMIKEKIKASFFSGGITKYHVEMLEENLVEKLYDVQCFDLEAISSLSRNKEHHAISASRYANPDDPKMVVKDLDVVILGATEIDYDFNVNVTTDSHQTLIGGSGGHSDTASEAKLTVIVSPLIKGRIPIIRDRVTTITTLGKNVDCFVTERGIAINPKRTDILEKLKNTRLNIIAIEDLANKAYSYTGIPKESTNHQTKIGVVEDRTYDIIDNIYKK; this is translated from the coding sequence ATGGATAATAGTAAAATAATAAAACAAATAAAATTCATCAATTCTCTTGATGAATTTTTCCAAGTTATCCCCATCAATGAAAACAAAAACATCTCATTTCATCATCACCTTAGAAACGGTGATTATGTTTTGAATATGGTTTTAGATTACTATATTAAAAATCAAATAACTGATATCAACCTTTTCCCAAGTGCGATATTCCCTAGTTATACTAATATTCTAGAACTACTTAAGAATAACCAAATCAACAATATAACCACAAATTATCTAAATGGTCCGACCGCTGAATATATTACTTCAAATGGACTAAACGGAACTCTAAGAATGCAAACACATGGTGGTAGAGCACGCTCAATCATTGATGGAAAAAGCAGTATTGATATTGCCTTTATCGCATGTCCTTATGTAGATGAAAATGGTAATGGTATAGGTTATAAAGGACCTAATAAATGTGGTAGTCTAGGTTATGCTATTCCAGATAGTGAACACGCTAAAATAGTAGTGTTAGTTACTGATTATATAACTGAAGACACTATTAGTAATCCTGAGATAAAAGGTTCAAATGTTGATTATATAATTAAAGTTGATTCAATTGGAGACAATAATGGTATTGTTTCAGGAACTACCAATGTTACTACCAATCCTATCGGTGTTAAAATCGCTAAGAATACTTCAAGATTACTTCATGAACTAGGAGTAATTAAGAATGGTTTTAGTTTCCAAAGTGGAGCTGGAGGAGTTAGCTTAAGAGTAACAAAGGATGTCAAAGATATCATGATAAAAGAAAAGATTAAAGCTTCATTCTTTAGTGGTGGAATAACCAAATATCATGTCGAAATGTTAGAAGAGAACTTAGTGGAAAAACTATATGATGTTCAATGTTTTGATCTAGAAGCTATCAGCTCACTATCAAGAAATAAAGAGCATCATGCAATTAGCGCTTCAAGATACGCTAATCCTGATGATCCTAAAATGGTAGTAAAAGATTTAGATGTAGTCATTCTAGGAGCAACAGAAATTGATTATGACTTCAATGTAAATGTAACTACCGATTCTCATCAAACTCTAATTGGTGGAAGTGGTGGCCACAGTGACACTGCAAGTGAAGCTAAACTGACAGTTATTGTTTCTCCATTAATAAAAGGAAGAATTCCTATTATTAGAGACAGAGTAACAACAATAACTACTCTTGGTAAAAATGTTGATTGTTTTGTAACTGAAAGAGGAATTGCTATTAATCCAAAGAGAACTGATATATTAGAAAAATTAAAAAACACAAGATTAAATATAATAGCCATTGAAGACTTGGCTAACAAGGCTTACAGCTACACAGGAATACCTAAAGAATCAACT